In Spirochaetaceae bacterium, the genomic stretch ACTGAAAAAAATTTAGATTTACTTAAATTAATTATTACAGCCTCTTCCCATAAGAATAGCATTGTACTAGATTTTTTTTGTGGCAGTGGTACAACTTTAGTAACAGCCGAAGAATTAGGCCGAAATTGGATAGGTATTGACCAATCGGAAGAGGCTATTAAAATTGTTAAAAAAAAATTAAACGATAGAGAAAAAGAGCTATTTAGTCGATTAGAATATTCTTACTTGGAATTTAATGAACGAAGTGTGTCTATTGCTTCGCTTACGCAAGAAATAGCTTAAACCTAAATTTGTAGATATTAATTGTTTTAAAGTAATCTTAATAATATAAATTGTATAAAAGCGGCCGGCCGCCCTTGTCAAAAGCCCTTTAAAGCCCTATACTGCTAGCCATTAGGAGAATAATAATGGCTAAAAAAAGCGAAGCTAAAGAGATAGATACCAGAGACAAAGACGAAAAAGAAAAAAAAGAGGCCTTTGATATTGCCCGAGCCAGTATCGAAAAACAATTTGGTAAAGGCAGCCTGATGCGTATGGGCGATAATTTGGGCAAATTAGCCATCGAGGTAATCCCTTCCGGCTCCATCTTGCTTGACGAGGCCATCGGGGTAGGCGGCTATCCCAAGGGCCGTATTATCGAAATTTACGGCCCGGAAAGCAGCGGTAAAACCACTTTGGCTTTGCACGCTGTGGCCGAAGCCCAAAAGAAAGGTGGTTTAGCCGCCTTTGTTGATGCCGAACACGCCCTCGACCCATCTTACGCCCGTAATTTGGGCGTTAATGTTGATGACTTATGGGTAAGCCAGCCCGATAGCGGCGAGCAGGCCCTCGAGATTGTCGAGCAGCTAACGCGTTCGGGAGCGGTGGATATTATCGTGGTAGATAGCGTGGCCGCCCTTACCCCAGAGGCCGAAATTGACGGCGAAATGGGCGATTCGCACGTGGGTTTGCAAGCCCGCCTTATGAGCCAAGCGTTAAGAAAATTAACATCGGTTATTAGTAAAAGCAACAGCTGTCTTATTTTTATTAATCAAACACGTATGAAAATTGGCGTAACCTACGGCAACCCCGAGACCAC encodes the following:
- the recA gene encoding recombinase RecA, whose product is MAKKSEAKEIDTRDKDEKEKKEAFDIARASIEKQFGKGSLMRMGDNLGKLAIEVIPSGSILLDEAIGVGGYPKGRIIEIYGPESSGKTTLALHAVAEAQKKGGLAAFVDAEHALDPSYARNLGVNVDDLWVSQPDSGEQALEIVEQLTRSGAVDIIVVDSVAALTPEAEIDGEMGDSHVGLQARLMSQALRKLTSVISKSNSCLIFINQTRMKIGVTYGNPETT